A segment of the Lycium barbarum isolate Lr01 chromosome 7, ASM1917538v2, whole genome shotgun sequence genome:
AGTCTCTTAACCTTTGCCAATTGACCTAACCCCCGAGGGCCGGTGATCATTCAATTATAATGCTATTCTTCATGTTTTCCTTCTTATTAACATTAAAATTCAGAAACAGCATCAATATACATTATTCAGAATTGATTCAGGGTCTCGCTGCACAAATATCCAAGCAGATAATCTTCACTGAAGATTGGTCACATGACACACTAGTAGAAATGCCAATTAGGCAGAACCAAAATATAAAAGTCTATTCTGAATTAACATAAGTCCAATATGTATTTTTTCACAACCAGTTAATAATTAATAAGGATGATTTTGTAAAATGTATCAGCTAGTACTAGCAATAGGAAAGCTTGGCATCAGGTTAGGAACTAGAAAAATGAATCAACAAGCATCGCTTGTGCCCCACATCCAAGCCAAATTTCTGGGAGCTTCCTGTGTCGTGTCAAAGAATTCTTCGTGGTTTCCTTTTTCGTTTTCTTTCAGCGCAAGAGTACATATAATGATTCTCAGGTTCGAAATCCCCTGCCTACAATAGCAAGGGATTTGCCTTATGGGTCAAGCtcatcgcacggggcttgcctagtgcggctTATATCTCTTGTGTGCTTTGCGGGCTATTGCACAGGATTgaggtttaccctgtgcgcatcCGAAGGGTAGTAGCTGCGGGTTCCATTGTCATAAAAAATAGTACATCTAATGATTGGGAGAGGACATACTCTCCCTATAATGCACATGTATACATACACATGACAAATTGAAACCCGCATTTTCTCCCATTTTAAGTGAAGATTTCAGAGAATTTTTATGCTTATCGTTACAATCGAATAATTTGGATATTTATCTGTTACAATTGAAACTGTCACATCTTGGCCTTCTTTATATTGATATCGAGCTCAAAACAAGCAGAGGACAATTTTAGTTGAAAAAAATACCATATGATTTGGCTAATGTGTATGTTCAAGTGAAAGAGAATATATTCATTCATTAACAAGTAGTCCTAAATTGAACTCAAAACTCATTGACTTCATCAAGCTTAGGGCCTGAAATTTTTTACACAATCTAATTACTTAAAATATTATTGCAAGTCGTAACTTCACTTAATAAGTATTGATTGATAACCtttgtataataaatgataaataatcTGCGATATATAATAAGTTGAATTGCACTGATGATATAAAAAATACTTTTTACTTAACGGTGTATATAACTTCAACTCGATCTTAAAAGCATTTAAGGTTCGTCTCAGAAGACCTTTTCGTTCAATCAAATATAAATCTCTAGCAAGATGTTGCGATCAGGGGCAGAGCTAGCGGCACAAAGAGGTCAACCGAATCTCCTTTATCAAAATATTATACTATATACAAAGTTAAGAGTATTTATACATAgtagattttaattttttttgacaTCTTCATGTGTTTACATCTTTATATTTTGTTGAACTAACTCATCCACTAATTGTAATTGAATTGACATTTAACTCTAGAATAACGACGTAACGGAAATTAAATCAATGACAATGTTTGTAAttaattcttatatatatatatatatatatatatatatatatatatatatatatatatatatatatatatatatatattactgtgATGAAATCAGCTGGGTATGTTTATGTTTGTGTGAATACAGCCGACTTGGCATCTTTTTTGTGCGTGTGAGATGGGAGATGCAAAAACGAAGATAAATAGGCAATGTTGAAACTTTATTTTTAGATAAACATAAGTAAATAAAAGTCGGAGAAGTtacttaatactccctccgtctcatattattTGTCCACTATTATAAATATTAGTCACAGGATACTTGTCCATTTACAAAataaagatagaattaattaagtttttcctattttgcccttaacattaattattttttaaattaaccAATATTGATTAGACTGCAATTAATTAGAGAGAGATAAGAGTAATGTAATAAAAATACACATTTAGTTATGTGTTCTTAAAAAACGTGTAATGGGGAAAATGTACAATTAATATGGGATGGAGGGTCTATATGAttattactctctccgtcccaaagTAACAGTCACTTAGCTCAaacaaataatttaaaaaataattgctCCATCCGATTTATAATAGTGTTCACTTAGCTTTTTAATTTTAGTTCTGCGTCCACTTACAGAATGAATTAGTTTTGGTTCAAATTGcatttttattttggttcaaagccCTGCACGCGAGTCCCGAGGCGAGTCCTAAAActgtcttttaaaacactggtaagAATAAGGGATTACTCTATTTAGGAAATAAATCAAAGAAAAAAgtttgataaaaataagaaatttgtgcaagaaaatatgatttttataaTTATGTTTCAAGAAACtgaatttaatttattttaactTGGCTTGATTTTTGTGGAGCTTGAAAAAATTGACATTACTAAAAAGGATAGGACATGAAATAGAAAGACACATTTTTTCTTTTACTTGCACATGTACCGGCTTTTTACCTTTTTTCATTGTTTTACAAAACTTCTCCATGTGAATTATTTGAATTTAGAAAAAGGAAAGTCTATCCTATAAAAGGTTTTTATCCAAAAATGTTTCCATTCCTTTTTAAGTGAGTCATGCACATATCATATCTCGCCCTTAATTAATTTACTTGAAATTGTCTAGTACAACGAATCTAATTTATTTATCAAATAATGCCAGTTAAGTATATTTAAATTTAGTTGATTAACTGTACCTTCCAAATAATTGATGCATGTATAATCATTCTATTACTTATAATCATTCTATTACTTAggcattaataattaattaatttccaaatATGATGGCTACTAATATGCCATCGAATAAATGCAAAGAAAAATATATGGCAACTAAAACTTAAGGAATCAGATGCATGTATAATCTATTCTATTAAATGATCAATGTTTTTCTCGCCATAAAAGCGTTTACTTTTTGGTTTACAACAGCAACAATATAGCCGGTGTGTCTTTTTGaattgataaaaataaaaaataagcaagggtgaaaaaataaaaatagataatAATGAGGAGTAAATGACAAAAATAGTCCCTTCTGTTTTTGTGTGAAACGAGAGAGATGGAGTTAATAAATAAGGTGAAAATGACAAAAACAGTCCCCCAAGTATGCACTTACAGTTTTGTCACTTTAAGTTttgccaaaattcacacttttaGTCCCTGTCAAATATGTAACAATTTATATTCAGTATATTTGACGAAAAATGTAAGAGTTTAACCATAAACACCAAAGATAGACCCGTAAATACCTAAAAAAAAAGCagaaataaataaatcaaaaacaGTAAAAATTTGATCCTTGTAATATTTGACTAAacacatttaaccttcaattattAGAGATGTACACTTTTTATCCAATTGCTTataaatattcacaaatttatcataattattaGTCGTTCTACCACTTAACTACCCATTTATTATATTAACCTTGTATCGTTACGCCAAATTTGACggtaatataattctaaaaatagTTCAAATACAACATACTTCTTAtctaaaatgattaaaaaaaaaacacacatttCTATCAACTGAAAGTTAAATATGTTCGTTAGATATCACAAACACCAAAAATCAGAATATAACTATATTACCAAAAATGCTACTATTAAGTTTCACCATTTGCCTATTTATCTTTCTTTTTACATCTCTCATTTCACACACATATGAGATCTTAAGTATAGACACATACACAAAAAAAATAATGGCAATAGATAAGTCAGCCAAGATCTTCGTTGCTGGCCACCGTGGAATGGTCGGATCCTCCGTGGTCCGCAAACTCAACCAACTCGGCTTCCACAATCTCATCCTCAAAACTCATTCCGATCTCGATCTCACTAACCAATCAGATGTCGACACGTTTTTCTCCACTAATCAACCTGATTACGTCATCCTCGCCGCCGCAAAAGTCGGCGGTATTCACGCAAACAAAACGTACCCAGCTGATTTCATAACCTTAaatctccaaatccaaacaaacaTCATCGTTTCATCATTTAAATACAAAGTTAAAAAACTTTTATTTTTAGGTTCTTCTTGTCTTTACCCTAAATTTTCACCACAACCAATTCCCGAAAATGCCCTTTTAACTGGGCCATTAGAAGAAACTAATGAATGTTATGCTATTGCAAAAATAGCCGGTATTAAAATGTGTCAAGCTTATAGAATTCAACACAATTTTGATGCTATTTCTGCAATGCCAACAAATTTATTTGGTACAAATGATAACTTTCATCCTGAAAATTCACATGTTTTACCTGCTTTATTACGTAGATTTCATGAAGCTAAGATTAACAATGTTGATCAAGTTGTTGTTTGGGGTAGTGGTTCACCATTAAGGGAGTTTTTACatgttgatgatttagccgacGCAGTTatatttttgttggaaaattatAGTGATTTAGAACATGTTAATGTTGGGAGTGGAAATGAAGTTAGTATTAAAGAATTAGCTGAATTGGCTAAAGAAGTTGTGGGGTTTAAAGGGGAGTTAATTTGGGATTCGACTAAGCCAGATGGTACACCAAGAAAGCTTATGGATAATTCAAAGATTGCTGCATTGGGTTGGAAACCGAAGATTTCGCTTCGAGATGGTCTTGTTGATACATATAAATGGTATTTGGAGAACTATGGCAAGCAGTAGTTCAGGTCTGTTGTTATTTTTGCTAGATATGAGATTGTTATTCTTGTTTGTTGAATGAGTTTAATAAGCTTGTAGAAAGCTTAGATGAATTCTTGATTATTTGTTGTACTGATTTGAGTACTATTATGTTAATTATATTTCCAATGATCCAATTTTTATTCAATTGTGTCCAATGTCGCAATATTAGTTTGTATTGAATATCATTCTCGGTTAGTTTCTAAGCATCGAAGTTTGAAAATCATAATCAAAATCTCCAAAAATTAATAATCTTGACAAAGTTGTTGTGTGGGGGACTAGTTCACCATTAAGGAAATCTTTACATGTTGATGATTTAACCGACGCGGTTatatttttgttggaaaattatAGTCATTTGGAACATGTTAATGTGGAGAGTAGAAATGAAGTTAGTATTAAAGAATTAGCTGAATTGGTTAAAGAAGTTGTGGGGTTTAAAGGGGAGTTAATTTAGGATTCGACTAAGCCAGGTGGTACACCAAGAAAACTTATGGATAATCTcctacaccaaaaaaaaaaaaaagattccttAAGTTTTAGTTGCCATACATTTTTCTTTGCATATATTCGATGGCATATTAGTAGCCATCAtttttggaaatcaattattaaTGACTAAGTAATAGATTATGATTATACATGCATCAATTATTTGGAATGTACATAATCAACTAAATTTAAATAATTAGCATTATTTATAAATAAATTAGATTCATTGTCAGAGGCGTATCTAGCATGTTAgatggggttcaattgaacccctagcTTGCGACGCAGAGCATAAATTTATTTATAAAAATTTACTAAAActataataaatagtagatatgaacccataactttaaaaatataatgggtttaATGCTAAGAATCTCAGGATTGAACCCATAGAGTTTAAATCCTGGACCCGTCTCTGTAATCGTTGTACCAGACAATTTCAAGTAAATTAATTAAGGGCGAGATATGACAAGTGCATGACTCACTTAAAAAGGAAAAATGGTAACATTTTTGGATAAACACCTTTTATAGAATAGACTTTCCTTTTTCCAACTTCAAATAATTCACATGGAAAAGTTTTCTAAAACATGAAAAAGGTTAAAAGCCTGTATATGTGCAAGAATGCTGTCTTTCTATTTCATGTCCTAACCTTTTTAGTAATGTCAAATGTTTCAAGCTCCACAAAAATCAAATCAGGTTAAAATCAATTAAATTTAGTTTCTTGAAACATAATTATAAAAGATCATATTTTCTTGCACtaatttcttatttttatcaaacTTTTTTCCTTGATTTATTTCCTAAATAGAGTAATCCCTTATATACTTACAAATGCATGCTTTGATTCATAAAATATATTACAACATTTGTATTGATTGACACCAgaagaagaaaaacaaagttaCGCGGATTTGACACAACATAGGAGAACCCGCCCTTTATCAGATTAACAATTCAACATACCACCCCAAGTCGTTAAAATTTATAATCACTTTCTCTTTTTGAATAATAACTAGGGAAATTAGCACTTTTAGTCCCTCGACTATTGATAAATTGTGATTTTGCTCCTCGTGATTTCTACTTAAGTATATATAACAATCAATTAATTGATATGTGCAGTTGTCTTTTGACCGCAAAACTTCAATTTTTAATGAATTATTAAGTGTGAAACCATTCAACTGTCAATGTAATATAGTTTTGAGAAATAGTCTAAAATCACATGTTCTTACATAAAGCGACCAAAACACACATTTCAGTTAATTAAAGGTTAAATGGATTTAGTGAAATATTACAAGgatcaaaattaaaatttattaatAATTGAGGGACTAAAACTGCAATTATCCCTGAAAACTAAATCCACATTTTCACATATAATTTAATAATTCgactaattttctttttccaaaTTTAAGATACTCAATAATTATAGTATGTTGTAAGAAATTTCTCTTACTTTTATTTGCTTATaaatcttctttttcttttcaccgTGGCTTAAATGTTTTTTTCGCATTATTTAGCCCCTCCCTCTAATGCCTTTGTCATTTCACACACTAAAAATGTCGATAATACTTCCGCCAAGATCTTCGTCGCCGGCCGCCATGATTGGTAAACTCAACCGAGGTAAAAATTTATCTGCATCAGGTGTTTACACCAGATCAATTAATGTATGTCA
Coding sequences within it:
- the LOC132602052 gene encoding putative GDP-L-fucose synthase 2, which encodes MLLLSFTICLFIFLFTSLISHTYEILSIDTYTKKIMAIDKSAKIFVAGHRGMVGSSVVRKLNQLGFHNLILKTHSDLDLTNQSDVDTFFSTNQPDYVILAAAKVGGIHANKTYPADFITLNLQIQTNIIVSSFKYKVKKLLFLGSSCLYPKFSPQPIPENALLTGPLEETNECYAIAKIAGIKMCQAYRIQHNFDAISAMPTNLFGTNDNFHPENSHVLPALLRRFHEAKINNVDQVVVWGSGSPLREFLHVDDLADAVIFLLENYSDLEHVNVGSGNEVSIKELAELAKEVVGFKGELIWDSTKPDGTPRKLMDNSKIAALGWKPKISLRDGLVDTYKWYLENYGKQ